The following coding sequences are from one Comamonas koreensis window:
- a CDS encoding Rap1a/Tai family immunity protein yields MRDSAEARIKNAAFIVPLLIGVTELSIMGGIIIGWNVMKAIALVLAATLCSLGAHAETYSGNKLFKALYDFKQPTPAGGPPPADAVFDQALGYGYVRGVIDSLNKILFCIPHTVTGGQIVDVVYNHLQDNAKKRHQPAVDLTIEALQDAFPCPPKEGKK; encoded by the coding sequence GTGAGGGATAGCGCAGAGGCAAGGATAAAAAATGCAGCTTTCATTGTGCCATTGTTAATTGGAGTTACAGAATTGTCCATAATGGGTGGAATCATTATTGGCTGGAACGTCATGAAAGCTATTGCGCTTGTACTTGCTGCTACCTTGTGTTCATTGGGGGCACATGCAGAAACCTATTCAGGAAATAAACTTTTCAAAGCGCTATATGACTTCAAACAGCCGACACCAGCAGGAGGCCCTCCTCCTGCCGACGCGGTGTTTGATCAGGCGCTGGGTTATGGCTATGTGAGAGGAGTTATTGATAGTTTAAATAAAATTCTTTTTTGCATTCCGCATACTGTCACTGGAGGACAGATCGTTGATGTTGTCTACAACCATCTTCAAGACAATGCGAAAAAACGCCATCAGCCGGCGGTGGATCTCACGATCGAAGCATTGCAGGACGCCTTTCCTTGCCCTCCGAAGGAGGGTAAGAAGTAA
- a CDS encoding IPTL-CTERM sorting domain-containing protein, translating to MRVLHTLRIGILSAGLASAGLANAAVETFFGEDAVNGSASAPRPQSDAARDAFIARLNGANTENFDAISAGTPAPFSVNMGASGTATLSGSATVTNFLGSGRFATSGFNFIETSTNFTISFSLPQTAFGFYATDISDFGGQLSITYSDGTSSTVAVPHSNPATDGSVFYYGLIDMDNPFVSVVFNNSNATDIFGFDDLTAGTAAQVIPPVSIATASLPAGMHGKDYLPFTVEATGGLAPLTWSANNLPAGLLLDPVTGVLSGRPTQSGTFTVDISATDASSPTSLSDTKSFTIEITAVQATAAPTPVPTLGIWATVALSSLLALFGWTRRRQY from the coding sequence ATGCGCGTTCTTCATACTCTCAGGATCGGTATTCTTTCTGCAGGGCTGGCATCAGCAGGCTTGGCCAATGCTGCCGTAGAGACATTTTTCGGAGAGGATGCTGTTAATGGATCTGCCAGCGCACCCAGACCTCAATCCGATGCCGCGCGGGATGCATTTATTGCGCGACTGAATGGCGCAAACACTGAGAATTTTGATGCGATCAGTGCAGGCACGCCGGCGCCATTTTCTGTGAACATGGGCGCATCTGGAACCGCAACTCTTTCCGGATCAGCAACGGTTACCAACTTTTTGGGAAGTGGCAGATTTGCTACGTCCGGCTTCAACTTTATAGAGACCAGCACCAACTTCACCATTAGCTTCTCATTGCCACAGACCGCTTTTGGATTCTATGCGACAGACATATCCGATTTTGGCGGACAGTTGAGCATCACCTATTCAGATGGCACATCCAGTACAGTTGCCGTCCCACATAGCAATCCCGCCACAGATGGCTCAGTATTTTATTATGGCCTCATAGATATGGACAATCCATTTGTCTCTGTTGTTTTTAATAACAGTAATGCAACGGATATCTTTGGCTTTGATGATTTAACTGCTGGCACTGCAGCCCAGGTGATTCCGCCGGTTTCTATCGCCACTGCAAGTCTGCCAGCAGGAATGCATGGCAAAGACTATTTACCATTTACTGTAGAAGCAACTGGCGGACTCGCTCCGTTGACTTGGAGCGCAAACAATCTTCCTGCTGGACTTCTTCTTGACCCGGTAACCGGCGTCTTATCTGGCAGACCTACACAGAGCGGCACATTCACGGTGGATATTTCCGCAACGGATGCCAGTAGCCCCACGTCGCTCAGCGATACCAAGTCGTTCACGATAGAAATCACAGCGGTGCAAGCAACTGCAGCTCCCACACCGGTGCCAACCCTCGGTATCTGGGCTACCGTTGCTCTTTCGTCCCTGCTTGCGCTCTTTGGTTGGACGCGCCGCCGCCAGTATTAA
- a CDS encoding carboxymuconolactone decarboxylase family protein: MSRVSTDNTPAASQAVMAQIHSAFGATPNMFKAVANSPAALHSMWAAFGALGKGSIGAKLGEQLAVAIANYNRCEYCLAAHTVLGQKAGASLADMSAAQVGHSGDAKTAVALAFALKVVAQRAQISDADIASLHQVGFGDEQVVEIIAHVALNLFTNYINVALDVPVDFPKVALK, from the coding sequence ATGTCCCGCGTTTCTACCGACAACACCCCCGCCGCCAGCCAAGCCGTGATGGCCCAGATCCACAGCGCCTTTGGTGCCACGCCCAATATGTTCAAGGCGGTCGCCAACTCTCCCGCCGCGTTGCACAGCATGTGGGCCGCCTTTGGCGCGCTGGGCAAGGGCAGCATTGGTGCGAAGCTTGGCGAGCAACTGGCGGTTGCCATTGCCAACTACAACCGCTGCGAATACTGCCTGGCCGCCCACACGGTGCTGGGCCAAAAGGCCGGTGCCAGCCTGGCCGATATGTCGGCCGCCCAGGTTGGCCATTCGGGTGATGCCAAAACCGCAGTTGCGTTGGCGTTTGCGTTGAAGGTGGTGGCGCAGCGTGCGCAGATCAGCGATGCCGACATTGCCAGCCTGCACCAGGTCGGTTTTGGCGACGAGCAGGTGGTTGAGATCATCGCGCATGTGGCTTTGAACCTGTTTACCAACTACATCAATGTTGCCTTGGATGTGCCAGTGGATTTTCCGAAGGTTGCGCTGAAGTGA
- a CDS encoding AraC family transcriptional regulator, translated as MQPPAPIDRLSSILERFRVKAQLHHSGALCGLTHFDAGEGFGYLHVLRRGELEVSHPGARDVPQLLRFDEPTVLLYPAPFTHRFHNPPQEGADFSCARLVFEGGSANPLARSLPPLIALPLAQVPGMDMALQLLLSETGQLRCGQRLLVDRLFEVVVIQLLRWLLDHPQDAGIRPGLVNGMSDPRLARALVAMHEAPGDAWTLERMAAQAGMSRTAFANTFRDLVGQTPADYLTGWRVALAQNGLRERRSIKVLAEELGYANPSALSRAFAGKVGVWPREWLATLVQAHP; from the coding sequence ATGCAGCCCCCAGCCCCTATCGACCGCCTCTCCAGCATCCTGGAGCGCTTTCGCGTCAAGGCGCAGCTGCACCACTCCGGCGCGTTGTGCGGACTGACCCACTTTGATGCCGGTGAGGGCTTTGGCTACCTGCATGTGCTGCGCCGTGGCGAGCTGGAAGTGAGCCACCCCGGTGCCCGCGATGTGCCGCAATTGCTGCGCTTTGACGAGCCCACCGTGCTGCTCTACCCTGCCCCGTTCACGCATCGCTTCCACAACCCGCCGCAAGAAGGCGCCGACTTCAGCTGCGCGCGCCTCGTGTTTGAAGGCGGGTCGGCCAACCCGCTCGCCCGCTCACTGCCGCCTTTAATAGCTTTGCCGCTGGCCCAGGTGCCCGGCATGGACATGGCGCTGCAACTGCTGCTGTCCGAAACCGGCCAGCTGCGCTGCGGCCAGCGCCTGCTGGTCGATCGTCTGTTTGAAGTCGTCGTGATCCAGCTGCTGCGCTGGCTGCTGGACCACCCGCAGGACGCGGGCATCCGCCCTGGCCTGGTCAATGGCATGTCCGACCCACGCTTGGCCCGCGCCCTGGTCGCCATGCACGAAGCCCCAGGCGACGCCTGGACCTTGGAGCGCATGGCAGCGCAAGCGGGCATGTCGCGCACCGCGTTTGCCAACACCTTTCGCGATCTGGTGGGGCAAACGCCTGCCGATTATTTGACAGGTTGGCGTGTGGCACTGGCCCAGAACGGGCTGCGCGAGAGGCGCTCGATCAAGGTGCTGGCGGAGGAGCTGGGGTATGCGAATCCGTCCGCCTTGTCGCGGGCGTTTGCGGGGAAGGTGGGGGTGTGGCCTCGGGAGTGGTTGGCGACGCTGGTTCAAGCCCATCCTTAA